One Fuerstiella marisgermanici DNA window includes the following coding sequences:
- a CDS encoding alpha/beta hydrolase, whose product MSKQRMTVLVAFLTVSFLSQETAFAAPQKRETPPTRKFDAPGSPTFVRLDAKPGLNPPLDVNGNFLIGPEYTPAPENKPVEGVPQGRVQQFAIDSKDTKLLNPGIARKVFGTVDPTNPKTLIVDTHEIDYQRQITVYVPDQYVPGIEAPFMVIHDGPKGKPNLTVPHILDNLIAQKRAPALIAIMIANGGGDAQGHQRGKEYDTMSGVFAEYIETEVLPRVEKNCDVKLTKDPDGRAAMGSSSGGSAALIMAWYRTDLYRRVLTTSGTFVNQQWPFNPETPGGAWDFHDKLIPESPQKPLRIFLAVGDRDNFNPNVMRDGMHDWVEANNRMAKVLKAKGYDYQYLFCQNSGHGVRNAKSQFLPHAIEWVWKGYEPKQNK is encoded by the coding sequence ATGTCTAAGCAGCGGATGACTGTTCTGGTCGCTTTTCTTACGGTCTCGTTTCTATCCCAGGAAACAGCCTTCGCCGCGCCGCAAAAACGTGAGACGCCGCCCACGCGGAAGTTTGACGCTCCAGGTTCACCGACGTTCGTGCGTCTGGATGCGAAGCCCGGCTTGAATCCCCCTCTTGATGTGAATGGCAATTTCCTGATCGGGCCCGAATACACACCGGCTCCGGAGAACAAACCGGTCGAAGGCGTGCCGCAGGGCCGAGTGCAGCAGTTCGCCATCGATTCGAAGGACACCAAACTGCTTAACCCGGGGATCGCTCGAAAAGTCTTCGGCACGGTGGACCCCACAAATCCCAAAACGCTGATCGTCGACACTCACGAAATTGACTACCAGCGGCAGATCACCGTTTACGTTCCCGATCAATACGTGCCCGGCATCGAAGCACCATTCATGGTCATCCACGACGGTCCCAAAGGCAAACCGAACCTGACGGTGCCGCACATTCTGGACAACCTGATCGCTCAGAAACGTGCTCCCGCTTTGATCGCCATCATGATCGCCAACGGCGGCGGCGATGCTCAGGGGCACCAGCGAGGAAAAGAATATGACACGATGTCGGGTGTGTTTGCCGAGTACATCGAAACCGAAGTGCTGCCCCGTGTAGAGAAAAACTGCGACGTCAAACTGACTAAAGATCCCGACGGCCGCGCCGCGATGGGCAGCAGTTCCGGAGGTTCCGCCGCACTGATTATGGCGTGGTATCGCACGGACCTCTATCGCCGCGTGCTGACAACGTCAGGCACGTTCGTGAACCAGCAATGGCCCTTCAACCCCGAAACACCCGGCGGAGCGTGGGACTTTCATGACAAGCTGATCCCGGAAAGCCCCCAAAAGCCGCTTCGAATTTTCCTTGCCGTCGGCGACCGCGACAACTTCAACCCAAACGTCATGCGCGACGGCATGCACGACTGGGTGGAAGCCAACAATCGCATGGCAAAAGTATTGAAGGCCAAAGGCTACGATTACCAATACCTGTTCTGCCAAAACTCCGGCCACGGCGTCCGCAACGCCAAATCCCAGTTCCTCCCGCACGCGATCGAATGGGTTTGGAAAGGGTATGAGCCGAAGCAGAACAAGTAG
- a CDS encoding protein kinase domain-containing protein, whose protein sequence is MKRAFLPTESETGSGGPLLSTTFIPTAGPEPQAGTTDKPIAGDLPAGQLFGDYRIVRRLGHGGMGTVYEADHLPSGRRVALKVLSHSLDSQEARSRFLREGRLAAAINHANSVYVFGTEEIGGIPTISMELIAGGTLASQVDKFGPMPVQQAVDSILQVIAGLEAAEQKGVLHRDVKPANCFVDRNGQVKIGDFGLSISTAPTDLSAMSNMTQEGVFLGTPAFASPEQLRGEQLDQRSDIYAVGVTLFYLLTGKPPFEGKNLVQLLATVLDKSAPSVHDRNPEVPAALSRVIESCLAKSSGSRPSSYAALRERLTPFGSQTPISASLEQRFLAGLLDVFVISLVTLLARAILFLFINPFESNRLSVYGTVIAGVIAVTYFAICESRFGATPGKRILGLRVSATGRHPSFASATLRALIYDATTRIPFLIGAVIVLVKFGNETNVFNASQAYFKTQQAVGFLYYFGFVLTAALFLPMWRSRDKTAFHDRLTGTRVTLVPPIMIAAQHNQLSQPDEAFVAADSSQTIGPYVVLAMLNEDEGESTLLAYDPKLLRRVWIRTRADNSPAISNADRNVARPGRLRWLGGQRGSENWDCYEAPSGHGLTGHIQLGWENGRQLIQSLTQELECSLEERTLPATLSLQNLWANTGDLKLLPFRAPDCSTDRREETIVTHSSRSDQESACIRFVAMLAQHVMKPLAADETTTVPLSCRPKLIGLWNSESLLQTRQIADRLQEGHATVSRTRRLILLLITFSLPISWGLSGLLSYMLLNPQYNAFPRVGELSNAIQTLNVQKKRQHQRRAEEHAKLMSAIKTYIAHEYRDVYNDTAQWNSPRAKSHIGPEDRALIKSLMAEPEPTPAEFAAAKDVSERFFVTVTVGRSSAFNETLFNMAQWAVFFWIPSLLAAISLRGGWLVRSLGVAFADCHGEPASRLRLLWRAFLPGIPFLVALGCSRIERGPQHGFSFLFAEWSSVGFAVVGILLLVWTAKRTRFLSDSLSDSLSGCYLVPR, encoded by the coding sequence ATGAAACGTGCATTTTTGCCAACAGAATCTGAGACGGGTTCAGGTGGTCCGTTACTGTCCACCACGTTTATTCCGACCGCCGGTCCAGAGCCACAGGCCGGGACCACCGATAAACCGATTGCGGGAGATTTGCCTGCCGGTCAACTGTTCGGCGACTACCGGATAGTGCGACGTCTAGGGCATGGCGGAATGGGGACGGTATACGAGGCGGACCACCTGCCGTCCGGGAGGCGTGTCGCCTTAAAGGTGCTGTCGCATTCCCTGGATAGTCAGGAAGCACGGAGCCGGTTTCTTCGGGAAGGCCGTCTGGCAGCGGCCATCAATCATGCGAACAGCGTGTACGTATTCGGAACCGAAGAAATTGGTGGCATTCCGACGATCAGTATGGAGCTGATTGCCGGAGGCACTTTGGCGTCGCAAGTTGATAAATTTGGACCGATGCCGGTGCAACAGGCGGTCGACTCAATTCTGCAGGTAATTGCCGGCCTGGAAGCGGCCGAACAAAAAGGTGTCCTGCATCGGGACGTAAAACCGGCGAATTGTTTTGTTGATCGAAACGGGCAGGTGAAAATCGGCGACTTCGGGCTTTCTATTTCGACCGCTCCGACCGACCTGAGTGCCATGTCGAACATGACTCAGGAGGGCGTGTTCCTGGGGACGCCAGCGTTCGCATCACCCGAACAGTTACGTGGCGAGCAACTCGACCAGCGCAGCGACATCTACGCCGTTGGAGTCACACTGTTCTACCTGCTTACCGGCAAGCCACCGTTCGAAGGGAAGAACCTGGTGCAGTTGCTGGCGACGGTGCTGGACAAATCGGCGCCCAGCGTCCATGACCGAAATCCGGAAGTGCCCGCTGCACTCAGTCGCGTGATCGAATCCTGTCTGGCAAAGTCCAGCGGCTCGCGACCTTCCAGCTACGCTGCGTTACGCGAACGCCTAACCCCGTTCGGATCGCAGACGCCCATTTCCGCCAGCCTTGAACAACGATTCCTTGCCGGTCTGCTGGACGTATTCGTCATCAGTCTCGTGACACTCTTAGCTCGTGCCATATTATTTTTGTTTATCAATCCGTTCGAAAGCAACCGGCTTTCCGTTTATGGCACTGTGATTGCCGGAGTGATTGCTGTTACCTATTTCGCGATCTGTGAATCGCGGTTCGGGGCAACGCCGGGAAAACGAATCCTGGGCTTGCGGGTCAGCGCGACGGGGCGACATCCTTCGTTTGCTTCGGCGACGCTCAGAGCATTGATCTACGACGCCACGACTCGAATACCTTTCCTGATTGGGGCGGTCATTGTGTTAGTGAAGTTTGGCAATGAAACCAACGTCTTCAACGCATCCCAAGCCTATTTCAAAACTCAACAAGCTGTCGGCTTCTTGTATTACTTCGGGTTCGTACTCACGGCCGCTTTGTTTCTACCCATGTGGAGGTCCAGGGACAAAACTGCGTTCCACGACCGGCTGACGGGGACTCGTGTCACCTTAGTGCCCCCGATAATGATCGCCGCTCAGCACAACCAGCTAAGTCAGCCGGACGAAGCCTTCGTCGCTGCCGATTCATCGCAGACAATCGGTCCGTACGTCGTGCTGGCTATGTTGAATGAAGACGAAGGCGAATCGACACTGCTGGCCTACGACCCCAAACTGCTGCGTCGCGTCTGGATCAGGACACGAGCCGACAACAGTCCGGCCATCAGCAATGCCGATCGCAACGTGGCTCGCCCCGGAAGACTGCGATGGCTTGGCGGCCAACGAGGGAGTGAGAACTGGGATTGCTACGAAGCACCGAGTGGCCATGGCCTGACTGGTCACATCCAACTGGGGTGGGAAAATGGTCGGCAACTCATTCAAAGCCTGACGCAGGAACTGGAATGCTCACTGGAAGAGAGGACTTTGCCTGCAACGCTGTCGTTGCAAAACCTGTGGGCCAATACCGGTGACTTAAAACTTCTGCCATTTCGTGCTCCCGATTGTTCAACTGATCGGCGTGAAGAAACAATCGTTACGCACAGCAGTCGAAGTGATCAGGAATCCGCCTGCATCCGCTTTGTCGCGATGCTGGCACAACATGTCATGAAACCTCTGGCAGCGGACGAAACAACGACTGTTCCGTTGTCATGTAGACCAAAGCTAATCGGTCTGTGGAATTCCGAATCTCTGTTGCAGACTCGACAAATTGCGGACAGGCTTCAGGAGGGCCATGCTACGGTGAGTCGCACGCGCAGATTGATTCTGTTGCTCATCACATTCTCTTTGCCTATCTCGTGGGGACTGAGCGGGCTGCTCAGCTACATGCTGCTAAATCCTCAGTACAACGCATTTCCGCGAGTCGGCGAGTTAAGCAATGCTATTCAGACACTGAACGTTCAGAAAAAACGTCAACATCAACGAAGGGCGGAAGAACACGCGAAGTTGATGTCCGCGATAAAAACCTACATCGCCCACGAGTATCGCGATGTGTACAACGATACGGCTCAGTGGAATTCGCCACGGGCAAAGTCACACATCGGTCCGGAAGACCGGGCTCTCATCAAATCGCTGATGGCTGAACCGGAGCCGACACCCGCGGAGTTTGCTGCGGCGAAAGACGTGAGCGAGCGGTTCTTCGTGACGGTTACTGTCGGGCGGTCCAGTGCTTTCAATGAAACACTTTTCAATATGGCTCAATGGGCCGTATTTTTCTGGATTCCCAGCTTGCTTGCTGCAATTTCCCTGCGCGGAGGCTGGCTGGTTCGTAGTCTTGGAGTCGCCTTCGCTGACTGTCACGGCGAACCTGCGTCGCGACTTCGGCTACTGTGGCGAGCCTTCCTGCCTGGCATCCCCTTTCTGGTCGCTTTAGGGTGTTCCCGGATAGAACGAGGTCCCCAACACGGGTTTTCTTTCTTGTTTGCAGAGTGGTCAAGCGTCGGCTTCGCTGTAGTGGGCATCCTTCTACTAGTCTGGACGGCGAAGCGGACGCGGTTTCTGTCCGACAGTCTGTCCGACAGTCTGTCCGGCTGCTATCTGGTGCCGCGATAG
- a CDS encoding RNA polymerase sigma factor, with translation MRHMTDLDESDHGTPPKFHTTRWSMVVAAGNQHALGSEDALAQLCNQYWKPLYIFVRRSGYQPADAQDLTQGFFERLIEKRFLQAADVDRGRFRTFLLAALKNYMVNEWKKGTRLKRGGGLILSLNFDSVEDGLSIEPADGRTAEREFDREWAIGLLDRVLERVEASYSAKGNGLVFSVLRPYLTAGGDRLPYQQTADANAMTVGQVKVGVHRLRATYREILEQEIAVTVGSRELIPDEVRQLYAALQ, from the coding sequence ATGCGTCACATGACCGATCTCGACGAATCTGATCACGGGACGCCGCCCAAGTTTCACACGACCCGCTGGAGCATGGTCGTTGCTGCTGGCAACCAGCATGCGCTTGGTTCAGAGGACGCTCTTGCGCAGCTCTGCAACCAGTACTGGAAGCCGCTTTACATCTTTGTACGTCGTTCTGGATATCAACCAGCAGATGCTCAGGATTTGACGCAGGGATTTTTCGAACGCCTGATTGAGAAGCGTTTCCTTCAGGCCGCAGATGTCGACCGAGGGCGTTTTCGTACATTTCTCTTGGCCGCGTTGAAGAACTACATGGTTAATGAATGGAAGAAGGGGACGCGATTGAAAAGGGGAGGCGGTCTGATACTTTCCCTAAACTTTGATTCAGTCGAAGACGGTCTATCGATAGAGCCTGCCGACGGACGAACGGCGGAACGAGAATTCGATCGTGAATGGGCCATCGGACTTCTGGATAGAGTCTTGGAACGTGTTGAAGCGTCTTATTCGGCGAAGGGAAACGGGCTGGTATTCTCCGTGCTGCGGCCGTACCTGACGGCGGGAGGTGATCGGCTGCCTTATCAACAAACAGCTGACGCTAACGCCATGACTGTGGGACAGGTGAAGGTTGGCGTCCACCGCCTCCGGGCCACCTATCGTGAAATTCTGGAACAGGAAATCGCCGTTACTGTGGGTTCCAGAGAACTAATCCCTGATGAAGTGCGGCAACTTTACGCGGCATTACAGTAG
- a CDS encoding DUF1588 domain-containing protein, with amino-acid sequence MLRSFFIGCAILAPSVGQCADAQAADTVVDVAKALMTDAEAVKFLNHYCADCHQGEDAEGGLDLGDFKAATQVVSDIEAWNRITDRIASGQMPPVDSEMPTTEARLNVVAWIRSTIHHAVCDDGARPGGAMLRRLNRAEYANTVRDLLGIQINAGHDLPADGAGGEGFDNAAETLFVSPIYAEKYLEAAQSALGHALKDPRDRKQILVAEPDDKRSPQEAARIVLSKFLPRAFRRPVDDAEVEQYVQLFDKVYEQDEMFVPAIRFAIEAAMVSPKFLFIWEEPAGPEQTLISQHEMASRLSYFLWASMPDRQLFQLAEEGKLHDKDVIAKQVVRMLESKIDDRGHRRGAKVHEFATRFIEQWLGTRALGREFKPDESVIRRFDSELEGGMKIEPVFFFEDLLAENRSLLNLIDSDFTYANSHLARHYKIKGTFRQHPKRVELPEGSHRGGLLGMSAVLAVSSFPHRTSPVLRGKWIMETLLGSAPPPPPPGVPELEENGHDDKAVSLRERLERHRADPACASCHAIMDPLGFGLENFDVVGRWRTEVDGLPVDARGTLPDGTEFAGPEALKKLLLERKDAFIRNLTAKMLGYALGRGLTNEDHCVVEAIVKKLEQDDYKAQTLILEIVNSVVFRYKQGTSDHEQSTATR; translated from the coding sequence ATGCTGCGAAGTTTTTTTATTGGCTGCGCTATCCTTGCACCGTCTGTCGGCCAGTGTGCTGACGCGCAGGCGGCTGACACTGTCGTTGACGTTGCGAAGGCGTTGATGACGGATGCGGAAGCGGTCAAATTTTTGAATCACTATTGCGCGGACTGTCATCAGGGCGAAGACGCGGAAGGCGGTCTGGATCTTGGTGACTTCAAAGCTGCCACGCAGGTGGTGTCCGACATCGAAGCGTGGAACAGAATTACCGATCGCATTGCCAGTGGCCAAATGCCGCCGGTAGACAGCGAGATGCCGACAACGGAAGCTCGATTGAATGTGGTCGCGTGGATTCGATCGACCATTCACCACGCTGTCTGCGACGACGGAGCTCGCCCCGGCGGCGCGATGTTGCGACGCCTGAACCGTGCCGAATATGCCAACACCGTTCGCGATTTGCTGGGCATTCAGATCAACGCGGGGCACGACTTGCCAGCGGATGGTGCCGGCGGAGAAGGGTTCGACAATGCGGCCGAGACGCTTTTCGTTTCTCCGATTTATGCGGAAAAGTATCTGGAAGCAGCTCAGTCGGCTTTAGGCCATGCCCTGAAAGATCCACGCGACAGAAAACAGATTCTCGTCGCAGAACCGGATGATAAACGGTCGCCTCAGGAAGCGGCTCGCATCGTGTTGAGCAAATTCCTGCCTCGAGCCTTTCGACGTCCGGTCGACGATGCGGAAGTTGAACAGTACGTTCAGCTTTTCGACAAGGTGTACGAGCAGGACGAAATGTTTGTGCCTGCGATTCGGTTCGCGATTGAAGCGGCCATGGTGTCGCCCAAATTTCTGTTCATTTGGGAAGAGCCCGCCGGCCCCGAACAGACGTTGATTTCTCAACACGAAATGGCGTCGCGGCTGTCCTACTTCCTGTGGGCGTCGATGCCCGATCGCCAGTTATTTCAACTCGCGGAAGAAGGCAAGCTGCACGACAAAGACGTGATCGCTAAGCAGGTTGTCCGCATGCTGGAAAGCAAGATCGATGATCGCGGGCATCGCCGTGGCGCGAAGGTTCACGAATTCGCCACGCGGTTTATCGAACAATGGTTGGGAACTCGCGCCCTGGGGCGTGAATTCAAGCCGGATGAATCGGTGATCAGAAGATTTGATTCTGAACTGGAAGGCGGCATGAAGATCGAGCCGGTGTTCTTTTTCGAAGACCTGCTGGCGGAAAATCGATCGCTGTTGAATCTGATCGATTCGGACTTCACCTACGCGAACTCTCATCTGGCTCGCCACTACAAAATCAAAGGCACGTTTCGCCAACATCCCAAGCGAGTCGAATTGCCGGAAGGCAGTCATCGCGGTGGGTTGCTGGGGATGAGTGCCGTGCTGGCCGTGTCTTCGTTTCCTCATCGCACCAGCCCGGTGCTGCGAGGCAAGTGGATTATGGAGACGTTGCTGGGTTCAGCGCCTCCGCCACCGCCGCCGGGTGTTCCGGAACTTGAAGAGAATGGTCACGACGACAAAGCCGTTTCTTTGCGTGAACGTCTGGAACGGCATCGAGCGGATCCGGCGTGTGCATCGTGTCACGCGATCATGGACCCGCTGGGCTTCGGGCTGGAAAACTTCGACGTCGTCGGCCGCTGGAGAACGGAAGTGGATGGCCTGCCGGTCGACGCCAGGGGCACGCTTCCCGACGGCACCGAATTCGCCGGCCCCGAGGCGCTAAAGAAGTTATTGTTGGAACGGAAGGACGCGTTCATCCGCAACCTCACAGCAAAGATGCTGGGCTATGCGTTGGGGCGAGGCCTGACGAACGAAGATCACTGCGTGGTTGAAGCCATTGTGAAAAAACTGGAACAGGACGACTACAAAGCTCAAACGCTGATTCTGGAAATCGTGAACAGCGTTGTCTTTCGATACAAACAAGGAACCTCTGATCATGAACAATCAACAGCCACTCGGTAA
- a CDS encoding DUF1552 domain-containing protein — protein MNNQQPLGKRTVFLDETQNRGTQLPRRTLLRGAGAALALPWLEAMVPRTARAADSPTAASESADGAPVRMAALFMPNGVRQDMWTPEGEGRDFKMSAALKPLEKHKDDLLVFSNLWNQASKGGDGHYVKTSGFLTCTTINKSLGIDLNCNGQSMDQVAARAAAKHTPLPSLELGIDPVSTGVDTNVGYTRVYGSHVAWSGPTSPLARELNPRSVFERLFRAAYPSKEAAGRNMLLLDRVMDDAKELKNRLGASDRQRMDEYLQSVRAIEQRLQKQQTAGANPWTPRAALKVEQRPPADRPDEFPDHVRLMMDMIALAFQTDTTRVCTFMFGNAVSGRNFSFLDGVSGAHHDTSHHQNSEEKLKAYQLITEWHVAQYAYLLDKLRGMQEGESTVLDNSMILFGSGLRDGNSHSPHNLPIVVGGSAGGRLATGQHLSYGKDTPLANLYVAMLNAFGHETNQFADSTGILPGVLA, from the coding sequence ATGAACAATCAACAGCCACTCGGTAAGCGAACCGTCTTTCTGGACGAAACCCAAAACCGAGGAACCCAACTTCCTCGCCGAACACTGCTGCGCGGAGCAGGAGCCGCCCTCGCGTTGCCGTGGCTGGAAGCCATGGTGCCTCGAACGGCTCGCGCGGCGGACAGCCCAACGGCGGCCAGTGAATCAGCGGACGGCGCGCCCGTACGGATGGCGGCGCTGTTTATGCCCAACGGCGTGCGGCAGGACATGTGGACGCCAGAAGGTGAAGGTCGTGACTTCAAGATGTCTGCGGCGCTGAAGCCCCTGGAAAAGCATAAAGATGATCTGCTGGTTTTCAGCAACCTGTGGAACCAGGCCAGCAAAGGCGGCGACGGCCACTACGTGAAGACGTCTGGTTTTCTGACGTGTACCACGATTAACAAGTCTCTGGGAATCGACCTGAACTGCAACGGCCAGTCCATGGATCAAGTGGCCGCTCGCGCTGCCGCAAAGCACACACCGTTGCCTTCGCTGGAACTCGGCATCGATCCGGTTAGCACGGGCGTCGACACAAATGTCGGCTACACGCGAGTCTATGGTTCGCACGTCGCGTGGAGTGGCCCGACAAGTCCACTGGCGCGAGAACTTAATCCGCGTTCCGTTTTCGAACGCCTGTTCCGAGCCGCCTATCCTTCGAAAGAAGCGGCCGGAAGGAACATGTTGCTGCTGGATCGGGTGATGGATGACGCCAAAGAACTGAAGAACCGTCTGGGCGCGTCGGACCGACAACGGATGGATGAATATCTGCAATCCGTGCGAGCGATCGAACAACGACTGCAGAAACAGCAGACAGCAGGAGCCAACCCATGGACGCCTCGAGCCGCGCTGAAGGTCGAACAACGCCCGCCAGCCGACCGGCCCGATGAGTTCCCCGATCACGTGCGACTGATGATGGACATGATTGCACTGGCGTTTCAAACCGACACGACTCGCGTGTGCACGTTCATGTTCGGCAATGCGGTCAGCGGGCGTAACTTTTCGTTTCTGGATGGTGTTTCCGGTGCGCATCACGACACATCGCATCACCAGAATTCTGAAGAGAAACTGAAAGCGTACCAGCTGATTACCGAGTGGCATGTCGCGCAGTACGCCTATCTGTTGGATAAGCTTCGTGGGATGCAGGAAGGCGAAAGCACGGTGCTGGACAATTCGATGATCCTGTTCGGTTCCGGACTCCGCGACGGTAACAGTCACAGCCCGCACAATCTTCCGATCGTTGTGGGCGGCAGCGCGGGCGGGCGTCTTGCCACGGGCCAGCACTTGTCGTACGGAAAGGACACTCCACTGGCGAATCTGTACGTGGCGATGCTAAACGCCTTCGGCCACGAAACGAACCAGTTCGCAGACAGCACGGGCATTCTTCCGGGCGTACTGGCTTGA
- a CDS encoding Na+/H+ antiporter NhaA gives MPKPRLDLAAQFLFENSLFLIGGAIAALVWANVDLESYHQFLHTSLIPGSHEVGYSLLHVVNDGLMAVFFAMAAKEVWESLLPGGPLSKWKTAATPLMATLGGVVMPTFVYITGCLIVGQWDTLGRGWAVPCATDIAFSYLIARIVFGAGHPAIAFLLLLAIADDAAGLLILAVAYPQEALQPQYLLGAVGAVAWGLLLRRLGVRSFWVYLLGPGVLSWLSFHYAGIHAALGLVPIIPTLPHAAHDPGLFAEDEQDHDTLSEFARWWKNPVELILGLFGLVNAGVVFSNTGPATWLVLSGLLIGKPLGITLFTFLGEKLFHLERPDGMTYGHIVTLGMVAAIGFTVALFVSTAAFNEPGAIQDSAKMGALASFAAAIIAIPLGRALKVKSAAAPLETSE, from the coding sequence ATGCCCAAACCTCGCCTCGATCTTGCCGCTCAGTTTCTGTTTGAAAACTCGCTGTTCCTGATCGGCGGTGCCATTGCAGCATTGGTCTGGGCGAATGTGGATCTGGAATCGTATCACCAGTTTTTGCACACGTCGCTGATTCCGGGTTCTCACGAGGTCGGGTACTCGTTGCTGCATGTTGTCAACGACGGATTGATGGCCGTGTTTTTTGCGATGGCGGCCAAGGAAGTTTGGGAATCACTTCTGCCAGGCGGCCCGCTCTCAAAGTGGAAGACGGCGGCAACACCACTGATGGCAACTCTGGGAGGCGTCGTGATGCCGACCTTCGTGTACATCACCGGCTGCTTGATCGTGGGACAATGGGACACGCTGGGGCGAGGATGGGCGGTTCCGTGCGCGACCGATATCGCGTTCAGTTATCTGATCGCTCGCATCGTGTTCGGAGCCGGGCACCCCGCCATCGCATTCCTGTTGTTGCTGGCGATTGCCGACGATGCTGCCGGGCTGTTGATTCTGGCGGTCGCGTATCCTCAGGAAGCCCTCCAACCTCAGTACCTGCTGGGCGCCGTTGGCGCGGTCGCATGGGGACTGCTGTTGCGTCGTTTGGGAGTCCGCAGTTTCTGGGTGTACCTGCTGGGGCCCGGTGTGTTGAGCTGGCTGTCGTTTCACTACGCCGGAATTCACGCGGCGCTCGGACTGGTGCCCATCATTCCCACGCTACCTCATGCCGCTCACGACCCCGGACTGTTTGCCGAAGACGAACAGGACCACGACACGTTAAGCGAGTTCGCTCGCTGGTGGAAGAATCCCGTCGAACTGATTCTGGGCCTGTTCGGCCTGGTGAACGCCGGCGTGGTGTTTTCCAACACCGGCCCGGCCACCTGGCTGGTGTTGAGCGGCCTGTTAATCGGAAAGCCGCTGGGCATCACGCTGTTCACGTTTCTGGGCGAGAAGCTGTTTCACCTTGAGCGGCCGGATGGCATGACGTACGGCCACATCGTGACATTGGGAATGGTGGCTGCCATCGGATTCACCGTGGCGCTGTTTGTGTCGACGGCCGCGTTTAACGAACCCGGTGCGATTCAGGACTCCGCCAAAATGGGAGCCCTCGCCAGCTTCGCCGCCGCCATAATCGCCATCCCCCTTGGCCGCGCGCTGAAAGTGAAGTCCGCCGCAGCACCGCTGGAGACGTCGGAATAA